Genomic segment of Gloeocapsa sp. PCC 7428:
GACTCCACGTTGGGTGTTTGGTCCTGATGGCGAACCTGTACGTATCTGGTGTGGTGATATTGAAGTTCATATCAATTCGGATATCGCTTACGCGGTTTGGCATTACTGGCAAGCAACACGCGATGATGATTGGATGCAGCGCGAGGGAGCAGAAATTATCCTTGATACCGCAGTATTTTGGGGTAGCCGCGTCGAATGGAACAGCGATCGCCAGCGTTATGAAATTCGCGATGTCATCGGTCCTGATGAAAACCACGAGCGCGTCGATAATAATACCTTTACCAACCGCATGGCGCAGTGGCACTTGGAAATTGCGTTAACGGTATATGATTGGTTACAGCAACACTATCCAGAAAAGGCAACAGAGTTAGCGCAAAAGTTGGATATTCGACCGGAACGAATCAAGCGTTGGTCGCATATTATCCGATATATGCTTGTGGCTCAACCTACAGACACAGAAGTTATCGAGCAATTTGAAGGCTTCTTTGACTTAGAAGATATCGACTGGCAAGATTATCAGTGGCGTACGCAGTCGATGCAGGCGATTCTCGGCGTTGAAGGAACAAACGAAAAGCAAATTCTTAAACAGCCCGATATCTTGATGCTGTTATACCTGCTACGAGATCAGCCATTGCGAACTGAGATGAGTGCCCAGCAGCGGCGTCAGCTATTGCAAGCAAATTGGAATTACTATACCCCCCGCACCGATCACACTTACGGTTCTTCGTTAGGACCGGCGATTCATGCGATCTTAGCGTGTGAATTAGACGATCCGGCTGCTGCTTACGAACATTTTATGCGAGCAGCGCTGGTAGATATCAAGGATGTTCGCGGTAATGCCGCCGAAGGCGTTCACGCAGCTTCCGCAGGTGGAGTATGGCAAGCGGTTATTGCTGGTTTTGCAGGCGTGCGTTTAACCGAAGCAGGACCTGTTGTTGAGCGATCGCATTTACCATCGAACTGGACGCGTTTGCAGTTTCAGCTGCAATGGCAACAACAGTGGTACAAGTTTGACATCTCACCCGATGCCGTACTTATGACAACACACAAACCGGAAGCCTCAGAAACGTATTCTGAGGAGTTAAATCAAGTCAGACCCAATCGCACACTCAGCGATCGCTGTCCCATAACTCCGTTGCGGGGTGTCATTTTTGACTTAGATGGTGTGTTAACCGACACGTCTGAGTATCATTACTTAGCCTGGAAGCAACTTGCCGATGAAATTGGGATTGCCTTCGATCGTCAAGCTAACGAGCAAATGCGGGGCTTGTCACGCCGCGATTCACTGTTACATATGTTAGGCGATCGCGCCGTGAGTGAAGCCCAACTTCAGGAAATGATGGTACGCAAAAACAGCTACTACGAGCAGTTAATTCACAATCTCACACCAGCAGATTTACTTCCAGGGGCGCTTGACTTATTAGATGAATTGCAAGCAGCGGATATCAAAGTTGCGATCGGTTCATCGAGTAAAAATGCTCGTCTTGTGTGTCAACGCTTGGGGATTGCGGAACGCTTGAATGCGATCGCTGATGGCTATAGTGTTGAACATCATAAACCAGCCCCCGATGTCTTTCTGTACGCAGCCCAACAGTTAGGCTTGCAGCCTCACGAGTGCCTCGTTGTTGAAGACGCGGGTTCAGGAGTTGCAGCCGGATTAGCCGCCGGAATGTGGGTTTTGGGACTTGGACCCGTTGAACGCGTTGGTCATGCTCATCTAGTCCGCGATAACTTAGCTGGGCTAGAGTGGCAACAACTTGTAGTAGATCTAGAGCAATCTCAAATGCTTGTTTGTCGTGACTAGTATGAATAAACTTGTGGGTAGACATCTTGCCTACCCTATTTCTATCGGTAAAAACTACTTGCATCGATGCGACTGCGAATAAATTCACCGCCATTACAAACAAAGTCCACGGAAGTGGACTTTCTCATCAAACTCTTAATCTTAGTGTGCGGAGGCACACTTTGTTTAGGTAGCCCCGAAGGAAGTCGGAAGGCATCTACGATTTCTACAAAAGATTTAATCAACTAAACCAAATTCCAGTGCTGAGAGATTCGTTCCCGTACGCACGACATTCTCTAGCTGAAAACCACTCGCTGTAAACAAGCGTTCATATTCCTTCTGAGTACGCCACGCGCCGCCAGGAACTGCCACCATAATTTGTGTTGCAAACAGTGATGGAATAATACCATCAGGACAAACTGTTGGCTCGCCTAAATCGGGAACAATACATTGTAATAAAACGACCTTGCCGTGTTTTGGCAGTGCTTCTCGACAATACCGTAGTATCGTCAGAGCATCCTCATCTTTCCACGAAGATAGAAAATACTTCATCACGATCGCATCCGCCCCAGTCGGCAACCCTTCAAAGACATCCCCTGTGACGATTTGGACAGCATCAGCCGCAACACCTTGTTTTTGTATATATGCAGGTGCTGTTTCTGTCACATACGGCAAATCAAATAACATACCTTTACAGCCAAAGCGCTTGACAATTTTAGAAATTAACCCGCCTTGACCGCCACCAACATCCATTACTGTACCAAAGCGGCTAAAGTCAAAAACATCGAGCAAGGCATCAACAGCATGATCGGTTAAGAAACTCATCGCTTTGATGAAAACATCGCCACTCCAGTCCTCATCCCGCGTAAACTCATAAACCGTTTTGCCATTAGCACGCTCAAACGGCACTTCACCAGTGTGTAAACACGTTTCTAACTCCTTCCAAGCATCCCACTGTGCTGGTTCAATAATATGCATTGCAAAATGCCCAATCGAAGGTCCGGCGTTTGTCACAAGCAGATTGGACACTTCAGTAGCAGCAAAAATTTTTCCTGGCTGTTCTTCTAAAACGCCTAAATGCCCTAAAGCACGCAGAATAACGTAGAGTTTGTCTGCTTTAGTTGCAGTTTTTTCCGCTAGCGTTTCAATATTTTGTGAACCTTCAGACAATATATTAAAAATATCTAGGCGTGTGGCTACGTATAAACACTGGCTTTCCCAGAAAGCTTGAATCATGCCAAAAACTTTCTTTTTGGCTTCCATGTTGTTTTTTTGAGCAAGTGTTGTTGTCATTGAAACTCCGCTATGAATTAAATGTTTCAGGATTTAGGCGAAATTATGAAAGAACCACAAAGAACACAAAGGTAATAGAGGGTTCTTGCGTAGGTTCGATATTTGAGAGGTAGGTAAGATGTCTACTCTACAAGCTGCTAGTTTTTTATTGATGAATCAATCGCCTCCCAACTGCACCAGCTTGCCAATATTAAAGTCAATGCGTTCCCAGCCTTTCAGTTGACGTACATTGTTGAGAATGAGCAGGGGAATTTGCCAGTGGTTGACTCCGAGAAATGGTAGGGGATCGCGCGGATGAAATACTGGATCTACGCCATTGAAAATAATACCGAGCCGATACTGTAGATCTTTCCAAGATTTGACTTTTGTTAGTAACCGCCAAAGCTCGTGAAATGTCCAATACGTCGGCTTACTCTCAGGTAATGGCTGCACAGGTTCTTTTGGTGCTTGCGCACTACTACTGAGGTAAGCATCTGCCACTACTTTTGGCTGGTCGTGGAACATCGTAATACAAGTACTCGTTCGCGGATTGCATTCAATCGGATACACCGTGCCATCTTCTGCTTGAATGAAATCCAAGCAAATTTGCCCCGTCAAGTTAAGTTCTTTAACAAAGCGCGTCACCCAATCGAGAATCGCTGGATTGTAGTCATGTTCGTAGTTGACTAAAAAGTCGCAGGATTTAGAACACGCGTAAAGCAGCAACTTTCCATCTCGAACAACAGCATGAGTACAGTACTCTTGCCCTTTGAGAAATTCCTGCATAATCCAGGGATTTTCCGCACTGATTGGCAAACTGTGAACGTACTCTGCCATTTTTTCGGGCGCGCAGGGCAACTTGAGCAATGCTAAGCGGTTAATTGAGTCGTAAGCAATGCTTTTGAGAATATACTGGCTACCGTCAGCGGCGAAGTCGAAGTTGAGGACTTGTTCTGGGTTTGTAATCAGGAAGGTTTTCGGTGCAGACAACCCGACAGAATGCGCTTTTTGGTTGAAAGTGAACTTGTTGTCTAGTAACTTTGTTGTTTCAGCGTCAAAAGCAAACACCTCGCAGTAAGGCGACAATGCTGGTTTTGCTAAGGAGTCGTAATAGCTAGCAACTGGGCTAGATACGGGAATGAACATATCAATTTTTTCTTGTTTGACAATGTTCAATAATCCTTGAATGTAGCCTTCAGCGTCGTGTTGTGGTGCGGGAACTGTGTATAAAGCTTCTACGCAGTTAGAAAACTGATTGCCTGATAACCAGTACTTTTTGGTTTCTACCATGAAAACCTGATGCCCAGCCGCATGAAACGATCGCGCCAAGGTTAAGCACTTTGTCATTTTGGCACCAGTCAGTAAAATCCGTTTGGGTTCCACCTGCACGCGGCGCTTTTGAAATAAGCTTGTCAGCGAACTCCAAAGCAGCGCACCAACAACAACGCTCAAAGAAAATGGAAAAGCCAATAAAAGTAAAGTCAAAGTACCGAGGCTTTTGAGCAAAGCAAAAGTTCGCTCGCTGGTAGTTTGTCCTGATTGCATGATTACACGCCTTAGAAAACGGATTTAGGCAGTTACCGCTACAAGCGTTCCATCTCCAGCCGGAAATACGGTACTCATGACACGCTTAGAAGTAGCAACGTGTTTGTGGAACATTTGCATCGCTTTTACTCCTTCATCGGTTGTATCCGCATCAAGGATAGTACGGTGGAGGAATACATTATGAGCAACGATAAACCCGCCAGGACGAGTATTTTCTAATGCCCAATCAAAGTAATCGATGTAGCCCGTTTTTTCGGCATCGATGAATACAAAATCAAAAGGTCCTTGTGCAGCAATCGAATCAACTAATACGTGCGCATCGCCACAAAGAATCTCGATTTGGTGAGCAACATTGGCTTTGGCAAAATTGTCTTTAGCAATGTCCGCGCACATCGGTTCTTTCTCGAAGGTAAACAGTTTACCTCCTGGTGCTAAGCCACGCGCAATCCAAATACTGCTATATCCGACAAGTGTGCCAAATTCTACTGCGGATTTGGCATTGCTGGCGCGGACGAGTAGTTGCAGAAAGCGCCCTTCCTCTGGATTGATATCGTGGGGAGGTAAGCCTTCTTTGGGTGGGCGATCGCGAATTTGTTGTAAGGTTTCATCTTCAACAATGAACAAGTTGCGAATATATTGACTGAGTTGCTCGTTGTATTCAATCGTCTCGTTGACTGTAGTCATGGTGGCAATAAAAGCGACAAAGTTAATTTGAATTACAAAGAGGACACTTGCGTGCGGGGGTCTCCCCCGTTGAGCAAAGTGTCCGGTGAAGTTTGCATGGCGGCGTCGGGTTCTAATTGCGCGATCGCTTTTACGGCTGTTTTGATCTCCTCGTAGGTAATATCGTGGAAAAATTGTGCTGCACCAATTCCTACGGTTAACGGAAAGCGCTGTAATCCATTGCGGTGTTTTGTTGTACTTTGCAATGCTGCGTACAGCAATTCGGGAGTACAAATCGGATGCAGTAACGGTAAACGCACGCTGCGCATAAAGTTATAAATGCGTTCGACTTCTTGATAAGTGACTAAACTTCTTTGATAGGCAAGCATCACCGAGATTGCCATATCAACCGCTACAGCTTCCCCGTGTAAGAGTTTTGGGACTGCTTTTAACTCTAGCGTCGGACAGAATGTGTGACCGTAATCGACAAGTCTTTCAAGTTTCTCTTCCCAGAGATTTGATTCTAGATCTTCCAGCATTCCTTGCACTGATCGCCGAATAATAGGGACAGCTTCGGGATTTTGGCACTTGCTACTTAGCATGGCTGCGCCGTAATTTTCTAATAGCTCAAATAATTCTGCATCTTTAACGAGGGCAATTTTGAGAATCTCTGCAATACCGTTACTAATTTGTCTGTCACTGAGTGTTTCTAACAGCGTTGTATCTAGGATTGCGGCAAGTGGCGGATAAAATGTGCCGATTCGGTTTTTATGACCTTGGAAATTTACCGCTGTTTTGGCACCGATCGCCGCATCAACGACGCCTAGTAATGTTGTCGGAACGCGAATATAGGGAATTCCCCGTCGAAAAAGGTTAGCCGCTAAGCCAACAATATCCATCAATACGCCACCACCGATCGCAATCACGGGTTCGGATCGTCGCGAAACTTCAAACGCATTCAGTTCTTCAATCACCTGAAAAACTGTATCCATCGACTTATTGTCTTCTGACACCGAAAGCGAAATAAGACGATATTCGATTTCGTGATACTGAAAATACTGGCGAATGCGTTCTCCATGCAGACGTTCAACATAGTCATCTACGATAACGACCCGACGCAAAGACTTTTGACTCGAATTTTGCCCATCGAACAACAGCGCGTTGTTTTCCGGATTGAACAGGTCGAAACTCTCAAATACAGTGTAATGAACTGGTAATTGTGTCTTGACTGACCACTTGGCACTCATAACCCTCTTCAATCCTCTTGACTCAACAAGTTGTGTGATTCGGAAATTAAAGACCTCTGCTGGCAATTTGGTTGTCGTGACTGCGATATATAGCAGGGGTCAGGATTCAGGGGTGAGAGGTTAGAAATCAAGGTTAAAACAATGATTCTGGGCGCCTCTACAATGTCCTAACCGTATTGACCCTTGCGGGAACACCACACGGCACTCAACCGCTTAAGCTTAGGCAACAGCTTCGCCGAACGGGGAAAGCAAAGGCTTGGTACGTAGAAGGACTTCATTACTGCGATCGCACTTGCAGACAAAGAAATCCTCTCGTTATACACTTATCGCTGCCAATGGCTTGATATTCGAGGAAATTGATTCTTGTGCTGAATTTTGTCTCGGTTGGGTTCCGTACAGAAATTCAAATCAAGATTGCAATATACTCAGGAAATAACTGTTCGTTATTGTTCAGGTGGCGTCTTCGTTCCAACAACTTTGATTATTGTGATGGAATTGACTACGACCTGCAAATTAGTACAGAGGCATATACACAAAAAGCACATTTGTTTTGCTAATAATTCAGCCCCTACCGTGTCAGTCACTATTTATACTAGCGATAGGACACATCAACGCAGCTGGCAATTTTTGTTAGCTGAGTTTTCATTGGTGGAGACCGTGCTAATAGCAACCCAATATAAATGTATATCATTTTGATAACACAAGATCATGAAAAAAGGACTGTTTGTTAGGCTTTCCGATGAGGAGATAGAAATACTTAGGCAGTATTGTATGCAAGTTGAACGGACGCAGTCAGATGTCATTCGCGAATTCGTCCGCAGACTTAAAAAGAAAATTCCCGATGCTTCCATGGATGATTCGCAAAACCATGTAGCACTTTCTTTGCTTAACTTGCGGCAACAACACAGTGATTCAAATAAAAGTTCTAGACAATAGACTTTCTCTAACAAAAGAGAGATGCTATATATCTCAAAATAGTATTAAGTTCAGCATCACCTAAAGTGTG
This window contains:
- the pgmB gene encoding beta-phosphoglucomutase, with protein sequence MYCTIPQRDERVMDYSGWNIFETQFDPAELHHKETLFTLGNGYLGTRGSFEEGYPNASAATMINGVYDDVPVMHTELVNCPDWLPLTVYIGSDRFCLNQGEILEYQRQLDLRWGIVSRDVLWRSPSGHTVKFHFERMISMADDHALVLYCQITPIDFTGAIALEASINGNIDNHGVKHWDWLEQGGSNNQAWLHQRCIHSEIELGMAFQLACSEATPVKFTGNPGTPTLTTSFQAQPGKTVTLEKIVTVFTSLEVNQPVAAAQERLASLPSYSTLLAAHGAVWDELWQDCDIAIAGDSTAQVAVRYNLFQLLAAAPRHNNRVSIPAKTLSGFAYRGHVFWDTEVFIVPFFTFTQPQIARNLLSYRYHTLEGARRKAQAAGYEGAMFAWESANTGDEVTPRWVFGPDGEPVRIWCGDIEVHINSDIAYAVWHYWQATRDDDWMQREGAEIILDTAVFWGSRVEWNSDRQRYEIRDVIGPDENHERVDNNTFTNRMAQWHLEIALTVYDWLQQHYPEKATELAQKLDIRPERIKRWSHIIRYMLVAQPTDTEVIEQFEGFFDLEDIDWQDYQWRTQSMQAILGVEGTNEKQILKQPDILMLLYLLRDQPLRTEMSAQQRRQLLQANWNYYTPRTDHTYGSSLGPAIHAILACELDDPAAAYEHFMRAALVDIKDVRGNAAEGVHAASAGGVWQAVIAGFAGVRLTEAGPVVERSHLPSNWTRLQFQLQWQQQWYKFDISPDAVLMTTHKPEASETYSEELNQVRPNRTLSDRCPITPLRGVIFDLDGVLTDTSEYHYLAWKQLADEIGIAFDRQANEQMRGLSRRDSLLHMLGDRAVSEAQLQEMMVRKNSYYEQLIHNLTPADLLPGALDLLDELQAADIKVAIGSSSKNARLVCQRLGIAERLNAIADGYSVEHHKPAPDVFLYAAQQLGLQPHECLVVEDAGSGVAAGLAAGMWVLGLGPVERVGHAHLVRDNLAGLEWQQLVVDLEQSQMLVCRD
- a CDS encoding methyltransferase, giving the protein MTTTLAQKNNMEAKKKVFGMIQAFWESQCLYVATRLDIFNILSEGSQNIETLAEKTATKADKLYVILRALGHLGVLEEQPGKIFAATEVSNLLVTNAGPSIGHFAMHIIEPAQWDAWKELETCLHTGEVPFERANGKTVYEFTRDEDWSGDVFIKAMSFLTDHAVDALLDVFDFSRFGTVMDVGGGQGGLISKIVKRFGCKGMLFDLPYVTETAPAYIQKQGVAADAVQIVTGDVFEGLPTGADAIVMKYFLSSWKDEDALTILRYCREALPKHGKVVLLQCIVPDLGEPTVCPDGIIPSLFATQIMVAVPGGAWRTQKEYERLFTASGFQLENVVRTGTNLSALEFGLVD
- a CDS encoding ATP-grasp domain-containing protein — its product is MQSGQTTSERTFALLKSLGTLTLLLLAFPFSLSVVVGALLWSSLTSLFQKRRVQVEPKRILLTGAKMTKCLTLARSFHAAGHQVFMVETKKYWLSGNQFSNCVEALYTVPAPQHDAEGYIQGLLNIVKQEKIDMFIPVSSPVASYYDSLAKPALSPYCEVFAFDAETTKLLDNKFTFNQKAHSVGLSAPKTFLITNPEQVLNFDFAADGSQYILKSIAYDSINRLALLKLPCAPEKMAEYVHSLPISAENPWIMQEFLKGQEYCTHAVVRDGKLLLYACSKSCDFLVNYEHDYNPAILDWVTRFVKELNLTGQICLDFIQAEDGTVYPIECNPRTSTCITMFHDQPKVVADAYLSSSAQAPKEPVQPLPESKPTYWTFHELWRLLTKVKSWKDLQYRLGIIFNGVDPVFHPRDPLPFLGVNHWQIPLLILNNVRQLKGWERIDFNIGKLVQLGGD
- a CDS encoding O-methyltransferase; the encoded protein is MTTVNETIEYNEQLSQYIRNLFIVEDETLQQIRDRPPKEGLPPHDINPEEGRFLQLLVRASNAKSAVEFGTLVGYSSIWIARGLAPGGKLFTFEKEPMCADIAKDNFAKANVAHQIEILCGDAHVLVDSIAAQGPFDFVFIDAEKTGYIDYFDWALENTRPGGFIVAHNVFLHRTILDADTTDEGVKAMQMFHKHVATSKRVMSTVFPAGDGTLVAVTA
- a CDS encoding sedoheptulose 7-phosphate cyclase → MSAKWSVKTQLPVHYTVFESFDLFNPENNALLFDGQNSSQKSLRRVVIVDDYVERLHGERIRQYFQYHEIEYRLISLSVSEDNKSMDTVFQVIEELNAFEVSRRSEPVIAIGGGVLMDIVGLAANLFRRGIPYIRVPTTLLGVVDAAIGAKTAVNFQGHKNRIGTFYPPLAAILDTTLLETLSDRQISNGIAEILKIALVKDAELFELLENYGAAMLSSKCQNPEAVPIIRRSVQGMLEDLESNLWEEKLERLVDYGHTFCPTLELKAVPKLLHGEAVAVDMAISVMLAYQRSLVTYQEVERIYNFMRSVRLPLLHPICTPELLYAALQSTTKHRNGLQRFPLTVGIGAAQFFHDITYEEIKTAVKAIAQLEPDAAMQTSPDTLLNGGDPRTQVSSL